The Arachis ipaensis cultivar K30076 chromosome B03, Araip1.1, whole genome shotgun sequence region AACAACTCAAATGGACACCAATGAACCCCCATACCTCACTGCTTCCAACTTCCTTAATTTCGGCTGCCACAAAGAATTCTCCACTGCTAATAATTTGAACACTGATGCTGTCCTTCCAAGCTAGCACAAGTCCTCCTGCCACTCCTGTTGGGTTAACAATATGCCAGTTTTCGTAGCCGCATACCCAAAATTTTGCTTCCACCTGTCGAGATTGGTTCTTTGTTTCACTTATAAACACAATCTCGGGGGAGTGGGATTTACAGATCCCTTTTAAGGTGTGAattgtcaggggtctccccaaaccccgacaattccaAACTATAGTTCTCATAGCGCAGTGCCACTTCTATCTCCTTTTTATTAGGTCCTGCCACTTTTAACTGATCTCTCACTTGCCTGGCAGCATCAATATTGATTTTGGCCTTTACAATCCTAATTTCTCTGCCTCACATCTGAAATTTACCTACCTCCAACACTGTGCCCAGTTTAGTCGATTATAAATTCAATAATAATACTCAACAATGACACAAATCTATATTGATATAtgtttgttatttttaattatttataacaGAATAAGTGTGTATAATTTGTGTATAAAAAAATGAATTGATATTTTATTGCAGAGAAAATGAGTACATGAAAGGAAAATGTATATTTtcctaatatattttttttaatttggtagtTGTTATATTGgcttctatttttttaatttggtttttgctttattatcaataaaatttttaattaattgtaACAATGTAAAATAAACCTAGAAAAAAATactctttattttttaatatttttttcacttttttccaAACATACATCATTTTAAAAGAAGATAAGCACtgaaaaaaatgtttaaaatCTCAACGGTGacatagtagaagaagaaaatcagagaatatttttttattcaaacaactatattagaataaaaatttaaaaggacAATAATACAATAGTAATACNNNNNNNNNNNNNNNNNNNNNNNNNNNNNNNNNNNNNNNNNNNNNNNNNNNNNNNNNNNNNNNNNNNNNNNNNNNNNNNNNNNNNNNNNNNNNNNNNNNNNNNNNNNNNNNNNNNNNNNNNNNNNNNNNNNNNNNNNNNNNNNNNNNNNNNNNNNNNNNNNNNNNNNNNNNNNNNNNNNNNNNNNNNNNNNNNNNNNNNNNNNNNNNNNNNNNNNNNNNNNNNNNNNNNNNNNacgataaaataataaaatattatttaaggTAATATAATAGAGAAGTACATTATGTTATGTCTTTTATTCTTTTGTATTCAAACAGTTAACAATAAATTCTATAATAATACTGAACAATAAGTCAATAACACCAATTCcccatcattttttttttcaatagtaTTTTAGATTATCTTAAGGTTAGTAAAATAATTATTGGTTTAATTATTGCAATCTCTCTCTATCTTTGTTATGTCTCTCTCCTTCTGAATGCTCCTACCAATGGGCGGGAATAACGCCGTCTTCatttgaaaaatgaaaagaaagaattaATTAATTTACTTAGCGACCAAATCTCCGTAAAGTAATaataagaaggaaaagaagatgaaaaatcAGCTACCTCAGTttttcctctctttctctctcacacTCACATTCACATGGTCCTACACACATCTGTCTCACATATAAACTTTTTCCATTTCCTCATTGTTTGTATGCGTCTTTTgttctttttatatattttcgaTTAGGAAGAAACGTGTAGGATAATATTTCTGAATCTTGTATTAGTTAGTAGCGTTGTTGTTTCTTCCCATGATGTCCCTTCCCTCCCTGCAATTCCTGACATTCCTTCTCCGATCCCCGGAACTTGTCTCCCCCGTTCTCTCTCTTGGTGTACCTTCTTCACATAGCAAGCAAGGTACTATGATTCTAACTCATCATCACACATTCATTCATTCTTGTTCTTGTCTTTCTTGAGTCGTGGCTCTTTTTATTCAACCAAACTACTCATCAATGCAATCTTCTCGCTGATAGTTGAAGTGGGTCACACTCTCTTGCTTGATTCATTCAGATTTTTAttgattctttttttctttcttatttgttGGCATGATGCTATAGGAATAGGACTCTCTTCAATGTGATTGTGTTGATTGAATTCAATGGCGTCATATTGGGGAGTCTTTGGTAGGTGCTTATCTGTCAGAAGAGTTGTTACAATTTTGAGTCTAAAGTAATACCCATTAAAAAACACCCCAACAGAAAAAtaaatcatttttttttcaatgggTATTGGTTACTTGCAAATTGTAATTCTCTATTACGTGGTGATTCCTTTCATGCTTCAATTTAAAGCACTGCCCTTTTATGAGAAGCATCACTACAAGTCAAAAATGGAGGTAGATAGATTGATGATTTGTGATGGGAATTGGGAAGTGAATTCTAAGCAAAGCGAATAACTAACACTGTAAAATTTGATTCTTGATTCATTCTAATGATTCCTTTTTTCCCCCCTTTTTTCTTTTCCATGTGTGTTTTGCTTGCAGAATTTGCCAGCTAGATAATTTTGAATTATGATCAGAATCATGGCAATCATCTTGAGTGCATTTTAGATCCCAGATCAAGTTCTCATCTTTCTTTTGGGTTGTATAATGATGCTTGAAGATAAGATAATTGTGAGGGAATAAGAGGGAGGTTCTGCTTTTGTATACCTGTAGGGTAGATGGACCGAAGGAGTTGGCTATGGCGCAGGAAGTCATCGGAGAAAAGTCCTGGCGAAACGGAGAGTTCGGGATCAATATCCTCTCTTTCAGAGAGATTCTTTGATGATCAGGTGGGCAATGGAGATTTTATACAGTGCTACAAATACAATTGACCCTGGTTTCACCCTTTTCAATTGCACGGTTTGCTGGATTCTATTTTGATTGATCCTATTGGATGTGGCTGTCTTATTACAAAAGGCTTAGTTTTAGAGTATTAGAGACTTGAGTAATTGTTCCTTTTTCCGTGTATGGAGGATTTCTCGTTAGAATGTCCTCTTTGTTAATATCTTTGATTGATCAGATTATTGTAAATTTGGAAAACAATATGATGACTCTAGTATTCTTTTTTGTCACATGTTGGTAAGGTGTATGCAACCCAAGCTACTCAATCACCAGAAGTCACATCCAAAGCTCCACCACCAAATGAAGAAGAACATAGTACACCaaagaagaataaagaagaagGTACTGGTGTGAAGGCTCTAAATGACAAACTTGCAGCCGCTCTCCTTAATATTAGTGCCAAAGAAGACTTGGTAAAACAGCATGCTAAAGTTGCTGAAGAAGCTGTCTCAGGTATTTGTTCATTGCCCCTTAATTCCTTGCATGTCCAGTGGAAGTAGTGCTAATTCAAATGCTTATAATGTGACATGCATTCAAGTCATAGCTTGAAAGCTCAAACAGAAACTTCAGGAGATCATGGGGGGAAATTTTCTGGGGAGAGATTCTTCAAATCATGATGCCAGAGTAGTGTTTTCCTTGCTTTAGGACAGTGTAATTATCTGCTTCTGCTTGACCAAGGTGCAGAAGGGGCTATTGTGTGGTTTAACCCAAATTGTGTGAAAAGCTGTCTCTTTTTTACCCTGCTATTGATATGTTAGTCAATTGGCTAAATGAAATCTGCATTGGCATTGTATTTTTTCAGGTTGGGAGAAGGCTGAAAAAGAAGTGGTGTCTTTAAAGCAACAACTTGACACTGCAAAGCAAAAGAACTCAATTCTTGAAGACCGAGTTGGTCATCTTGATGGGGCACTCAAAGAGTGTATGCGGCAGCTTCGACAAGCTAGAGAGGAGCAAGAGCAAAAGATTGTTGAAGCTATGGCAATTAAATGTCATGACTGGGAGCGGAAAAGAGCTGAGCTTGAGGGAAAGGTTGTGGAACTCGAAGCTTCACTTCAAACAGCTAAAGCAGATGCTACTGCATCAATTCGTTCTGACCTTCATCAGAGACTTGAGGCTATGGAGAAAGAGAATTCAAGTCTTAAACTTGAGCTTGAATCTCGGCTTGAAGAATTAGAATACAGGATTGCTGAAAGGGACTTAAGTGCCGAGGCTGCTGAAATTGCAAGCAAGCAACATTTGGAGAGTGTCAAGAAGGTTGCTAAGCTTGAAGCTGAGTGCCGTAGACTGAAAGCAATTTCTCGAAAAGCAATTCCCATTAACGATCACAGGTCTTTGGCTGCATCTTCAGTTTATGTTGAGTCATTCACAGATAGTATGTCAGATAGTGGAGAGAGGCTACTTGCAGTTGAAAATGACATGCGTAAATTAGGGGGCTGGGAGATCAATGAACACGGGCCAAGCCGTAGCGAATCATGGTCATCAAATTTAGTAACGGAACTTGATCAATTAAAGAACCAAAAGGCTAATGGGAAAAGCCATATGGCCCCTTCAACTGAGATCAACCTCATGGATGATTTCCTTGAGATGGAAAAGCTTGCTGCATTGCCGGATGCAGAAAGTGGAAGCAATTCTGTTAAAGCAATCAGTGTTTGCCAGGGTACGATGAAAGCTCAAGTTGAAGCCACCATTCAAAAGAACAGTGAGTTGGAAAAGATGCTACAGAAAATGGAGGCTGATAAACTTGAAGTACAGACTAGCTTAACCAAGTGCCAAATGCAGCTTGAGGCATCACATAGTCGGATTAGAGAAGCAGAGTTGAAGGTAACAGAGCTTCGAACTCAGTTAGCTCTTGCcaacaaatcaaatcaagaaACATATGAAGAACtaaaagcaaccaaaactaaGAAGGAAGTAGCCGAGTCAAAACTTGGAATTGCTCAAAGTGATATAGAAGAGTTGGCTGCAAAAATCTGTTCCTTGGAGGaaaagattcagaaggagcaagcTTTGTCTATGGAGAACTCGATCAAGTTCCGGAGACTGGAGGATGAGCTTTCAAAAACAAAGCAGGAAGTTCAACTTCAGCAAGACACCGCAGCTTTGCAAAGGGAAAATGTTAATCGCAAGTCGAAGTTAAAGCAGGTCAGTTTGTTAATCCTTCTTGCCATATACTTATTGAAACTtaaaaaatagatactaattgAATAATATCTAGCATGTGAAAATGAAGTAGAGAATTTGGCATCTTGTAATGCAGGAGAAGGAACTTGCATTGGCTGCTAGTAGATATGCTGATTGCAAGAAAACCATTGCATCTCTTGGAcagcagttgaagtcccttgcaACCTTGGAAGACTTCCTACTTGATTCAGGCAACATTAATGAGTTGACTAATGAAGTTACACAAgctcaacaaaatggtgttgaaCAATTGAAATTGCACCACACTGATATGTGTCTGTCCAAAAGAGGTTCCGAGTCGCCAATTTCGCTTAATCCAACATCCATCGCCAACGAGAAGAGCCGCCATAATAGTAACCTTGGTAAGTTGGTTCCCCCTAGAAGCAAGAGTGTAAGCAGGCGAGGAAGAATCTGAAAGGCTGAGTTGTAAATTTGGTTCATTCATTCTTGTCTCCAAATAGCAgtgcttgaagaagcaaataaaAGTTGGAATTTTGATATATGGTTTATGATTTTTGAGCCTGCttcaattactcaattccatGTACCGTCCTTAACTAANNNNNNNNNNNNNNNNNNNNNNNNNNNNNNNNNNNNNNNNNNNNNNNNNNNNNNNNNNNNNNNNNNNNNNNNNNNNNNNNNNNNNNNNNNNNNNNNNNNNNNNNNNNNAGCTTGGGGTGAGAGAGGCTCGAACTTTCGACCTCAGGATCACTCTAAGCTATGAGACCTACGCGCTAGCCAACTGCGCCACCACCCCAATGTGTCAGTCTTTGATGTTGACTAAAATGAAAGCCAGAAGCGGAAATAAGTTATAAAGGCATGGAAACGATGATAGGAGTGTCTCCTAGCCTAACCCCGCTGGCGTGATTGATGACTAATAATGAGCTGCTTCTATGacttaatataatattattatcacCAATTCACCAAACAGTTGCATGTTACTCATCAGACACAAAATACCCTAGAGCCACAACGGCCCTTTATTTTAATATGATCATCTGCTATTAGATATTTCACGGCAATCATTGAAGGTTGAATTTATGCATTTTGTAGATATAGCACAATTCTTTGATCACATGTGTTGCACATTTTAGTTTAGAGATATGATTGAATATACATTGCATTTCAAACGAAATGTGATGCTATAATTAATAATTCATGATCATACTAATCAAAGTAGCTCTGATTTCTGAACCAAGAATATTCAAAATTTCGATTTAAAAAGTGTTTAACTGCTAAATAATAAATATCATATTTTAAGTGTAGGGAGACATTaacatataattattttattatataataataatttttatttaacataATGCCTCCAAATTTCTCGTTTAAAAATATACCAtgattaaaagtgaaaacatttTGTTATCTTATAGTAACAGAGACAATAGATATATATTATTACtactttttttattgttattattttttctacTTAATAGATAGAAACCAAATATTGAACcgtataatataaattattttggaATAAGGATGACTTTTTTTTCTAATTAATGTTTTGTTTATTGACTAAACAAAGAGAATTAGGAGTGCAACATGAGTTACAACATAAAGGGTATATTGAACAAAGTTATAAACAAAAAAAcctgtaagaaaaagaaaatgacatTTTAGTAATGAAAAGAAGCAACACtacaaaatttcttcttttttaacCTAGAATACTTTACTTCCAACACCTATTTATTTCGTTTCTTCAGTTAAGCTTCAATTGTTAGATccatcttccttttttttttttttcattctagaAGAACACTGTCCATACCAAAATAATACGAAAACCGTCTCTTTTTGAGTCATCTGAGtactaaaatattattttacaaCTTACAAGATATTTCAGGAGACTAATGATTTCAATTTCTACGTTCAAACCAGAATTTGATATCTGAACTACTATTCatgttgttttcgaaaatttcttcaaCTTGGTTTGAGCTTAATCAATTTATTAATCATCTCAAAGTTTGTTTAAAATCCTTGATTAAGATATTAttctctttatttattattaattttgagGAGTTGTGaccaattaaaatttaacatgatttttttattttttttatcatgaaCCCAATTTATTATTCTCATAATATCACAACATctggatattttttttttctttttcattagtACTATTCACGTAGATTTATTAATAAGAATATTTGGCATCATATTTTAATAATTGCAAATGAAGGTATTGATACTAAATTTTTACATTGGATCTTGTTTCTCTCATTGAATACTTATTCAAATTTTTGTATCCATACCTTTTTAAATTTGAGCTATTGAAACAGCATATTAATTGGTTGGAGATAAGATGATGAGaatctttatatatataatactCATAAATTATGCCCCCTAGTAAACAAAATATATACCTATTTGTATTGGTCAAAATTATTAAAGTTTTATTTGCACATTCATACTTATTATTATGTACCCTCATAAGGTTTTTTTCGTAAGTATTGACAAGTAATATTAAATCTTGTTCCATATTGTATTCTTGTTTTATTGCTTTAAGTCAAATAATTAAATTCACAtaaacctaatttttatttattttttatgcacTATCTTCTGTCTTTGTAGCTTATTCGATCATTGTTGATAATTCTAAgatctaatattaaaattttttaatatgtacCCTCATGACAACCTTGAACAACATCAATGAATCTTCCTTCTTCACCCAAAGTGACCATTTGTGATAAAACTTCTTGTCAAAAATGGCCAAATATTTGTTGCTGAACCAAAGTTGTCAAAgtaaaaaatatgaaaattcaTGTACTACTTTCTTTTATCATTAGTGGTGTAGACCTAGCTTTTATCAGTTCTATTATCTTTTCTAATGACACAAATAAGatcaaaaatttcttttctagTCACCCTCAAAGAAATTGGAATATATGATCTAATCAAACTCAGTAAAAACTCCTACACCATTAATTTAGGACTAATAGGAGGTGCGTTATACTTTTGGGACAAGACTTCTCATACTTTTCACATCCCATACGACATGATTATTCTTACTCTTCTGGATATAGCTGCTATAACTGGCATACCTCTTTTGGGAGAGAAAATTTTAACTACTACCAGGTCAACCACAAGAATTGAGTATTCCATAGCATAGACCTCTCTTCCACTACCTACCAGAGTTTCATTTGCAACAACAAAGGTCAATATGAAGATCCTGTTTCTGATAATTAGCACATAGCCTTCCTTCTCTGTTGGTTGAGCGGCGTGATTTTCTATACCCGGAGCATTCAAGTTGAAGCCACTTATCTTTCATTTGCCACTCTGTTAGCTGAAGATAGAAACTTGTGTTTATCCAAACTATTTTTGGCTCTACTATATCTCACTTTAAACTAGATCACAGATTTtatgagggagaagaagaaaatcaCTAATATTAATggtcccgtttgattttttcaattATGGCTTTCTGTCAACCACGTTCGAACAAAAAAAAATCCTATAAATTTTGTAGTTGCAGGGCACCGTCTGCTTAATTTTTTCTGACAAGTCAAAGGCTCCACATGAGAAAATAAAACACTTCTTCTAAGTTTCATGTTACTTGCCAGAGAAAGGCAACATTGTCAACCTGACTTCTTTTGCCAAATGTCAAGTTGGTCCAAAATGGTTAACACAATCTCATGCCACAACTAAGACCATACAAGAGGAAAGCATTTACCATTTGGTCATAATTCTTAACTTTTCAACTACTTTTTGCTGAATTTTCAGGTGAAATGACCTAAGAATAGCAGTCTATACTGTATCTAAACAATTTGGACTAGCTCAAGCCATTCCATCTTCAAGAAATTCAATTTTTGCTTACCAAAACTGCTTCACTAGAAGAGTTTTTGAACCTTTAGAAGGACAATGTTTTTCAGAGAAGTAAATTCCACCTATTCTGATTTAAGACTTATCTGTTGACCacatattcattttttttcttagtgAAAAGCCTATTACTCTTTCATTAAAGTCACTTTTAGTAATTATTGTTGAAGGATGACTAATGCTTTTATGATGTAGCAAGTGAGGAGAGTGTCAACtattagaaaagaaaattacaactaaatcaTTTATCCAATTGAATTAAACAAATGATGCTTTTCTCTGTGCTATTNNNNNNNNNNNNNNNNNNNNNNTACTGCCAATCCTCCTCTAAGAAAAACTTCTGCTAGGCTTGTAGAAAAAAGGAAGCTCAATCCTA contains the following coding sequences:
- the LOC107630919 gene encoding filament-like plant protein produces the protein MDRRSWLWRRKSSEKSPGETESSGSISSLSERFFDDQVYATQATQSPEVTSKAPPPNEEEHSTPKKNKEEGTGVKALNDKLAAALLNISAKEDLVKQHAKVAEEAVSGWEKAEKEVVSLKQQLDTAKQKNSILEDRVGHLDGALKECMRQLRQAREEQEQKIVEAMAIKCHDWERKRAELEGKVVELEASLQTAKADATASIRSDLHQRLEAMEKENSSLKLELESRLEELEYRIAERDLSAEAAEIASKQHLESVKKVAKLEAECRRLKAISRKAIPINDHRSLAASSVYVESFTDSMSDSGERLLAVENDMRKLGGWEINEHGPSRSESWSSNLVTELDQLKNQKANGKSHMAPSTEINLMDDFLEMEKLAALPDAESGSNSVKAISVCQGTMKAQVEATIQKNSELEKMLQKMEADKLEVQTSLTKCQMQLEASHSRIREAELKVTELRTQLALANKSNQETYEELKATKTKKEVAESKLGIAQSDIEELAAKICSLEEKIQKEQALSMENSIKFRRLEDELSKTKQEVQLQQDTAALQRENVNRKSKLKQEKELALAASRYADCKKTIASLGQQLKSLATLEDFLLDSGNINELTNEVTQAQQNGVEQLKLHHTDMCLSKRGSESPISLNPTSIANEKSRHNSNLGKLVPPRSKSVSRRGRI